One part of the Prunus persica cultivar Lovell chromosome G5, Prunus_persica_NCBIv2, whole genome shotgun sequence genome encodes these proteins:
- the LOC18778083 gene encoding calmodulin has protein sequence MAEQLTEEQIAEFKEAFCLFDKDGDGCITTKELGTVMRSLGQNPTEAELQDMINEVDADQNGTIDFSEFLNLMARKMKDTDSEEELREAFKVFDKDQNGFISAAELRHVMANLGEKLTDEEVDEMIREADEDGDGQVNYEEFVRMMLNK, from the exons ATGGCTGAGCAGCTAACCGAGGAGCAGATCGCCGAGTTCAAGGAAGCTTTTTGCCTCTTTGACAAAGATGGCGATG GTTGCATCACTACCAAAGAGTTGGGGACTGTGATGAGATCTCTGGGACAAAATCCCACTGAGGCTGAATTGCAGGACATGATCAACGAAGTTGATGCTGACCAGAATGGCACAATTGATTTCTCTGAGTTTCTGAATTTGATGGCAAGGAAGATGAAG GATACTGATTCTGAGGAGGAACTCAGAGAAGCTTTCAAGGTCTTTGATAAGGACCAGAATGGCTTTATTTCTGCTGCTGAG CTTCGACATGTAATGGCAAATCTTGGGGAGAAACTGACTGATGAAGAAGTGGATGAAATGATTCGTGAAGCAGATGAAGATGGCGATGGGCAGGTGAACTATGAGGAGTTTGTGAGAATGATGCTTAACAAGTGA
- the LOC18777739 gene encoding zinc-finger homeodomain protein 11, which produces MEEDHHDQNTNEVYRECLRNHAASLGSYATDGCGEFTLDDASPGGLQCAACGCHRNFHRRVTYAATSSQAAGGSGRSSGHHHHHHNRVIMSSSSRGRDPSDNTIATQDQLMDYNAGGGGSPDSGDRMSGKKRFRTKFTAEQKEKMLAFAEKLGWKLQRKDLEDEIERFCRSIGVSRQVFKVWMHNHKNLSSSSTSASTGNASSLTTQ; this is translated from the coding sequence ATGGAAGAAGATCATCATGATCAGAACACAAATGAAGTATACAGAGAGTGCTTGAGGAACCATGCAGCGAGCCTTGGCAGCTACGCCACAGACGGCTGCGGAGAGTTCACACTCGACGACGCATCCCCAGGTGGCCTACAATGCGCCGCCTGCGGATGCCACCGAAACTTCCACCGCAGAGTCACCTATGCAGCCACGTCATCACAAGCTGCAGGAGGCAGCGGCAGATCATcaggtcatcatcatcatcatcataatcGTGTGATCATGAGCAGCAGCAGCCGAGGCCGAGATCCGAGCGACAACACTATAGCAACACAAGATCAACTCATGGATTACAATGCTGGCGGTGGTGGGTCCCCGGACAGTGGAGACAGGATGAGCGGGAAGAAGCGGTTCAGGACAAAGTTCACGGCGGAACAGAAGGAGAAGATGCTGGCGTTTGCAGAGAAGCTGGGGTGGAAGCTGCAGAGGAAGGATCTAgaagatgagattgagaggtTCTGCAGGAGTATAGGGGTAAGCAGACAGGTATTCAAGGTGTGGATGCATAACCACAAGAACCTTTCCTCATCTTCTACTTCTGCATCTACTGGCAATGCCTCTTCTCTCACTACCCAGTAG
- the LOC18776595 gene encoding protein SHOOT GRAVITROPISM 5, with amino-acid sequence MLPNNSSSSVPSSEPFSCLENGNTNKRKRRPAGTPDPDAEVVSLSPKTLLESDRYVCEICNQGFQRDQNLQMHRRRHKVPWKLLKRETPVVKKRVFVCPEPSCLHHDPCHALGDLVGIKKHFRRKHSNHKQWVCDKCSKGYAVQSDYKAHLKTCGTRGHSCDCGRVFSRVESFIEHQDACNMDRVRSESQALQPAACLSRTASSPSPSCSDNNFSRAPPNWPPPSNLVLPHPNPTEYTKLILTSSTSPPAHPDHLQPTLVSNKALYNLDLQLATTSNNIPINEVSSVSSKREENHSTQLQLSIGSCDFGGGELHQNKNVEHSNFMITNRNYSPRDKEMRERESSSTTTNHHEHDDDQKPKPSAGISISAASSRLKEEAREQLRLAMAEKAYAEEARRQAEHQIELAEKEFANAKRIRQQAQAELDKAQALKEQAIKKVNSTILQITCHACKQQFIQADHPTTRSRATPTPTHEAINHSLVLSYMSSAITSEGDPLDNNNIRPHHAKPDN; translated from the exons ATGTTACCCAATAactcttcttcctcagttCCTTCTTCTGAGCCCTTTTCTTGCTTAGAAAATGGCAATAccaataaaaggaaaagaagaccTGCAGGAACTCCAG atCCAGATGCGGAGGTGGTGTCTCTTTCACCGAAAACCTTACTGGAATCGGATCGTTACGTTTGTGAGATCTGCAACCAAGGATTTCAGAGAGACCAGAACCTGCAGATGCACAGGAGACGGCACAAGGTGCCTTGGAAGCTGTTGAAGCGAGAGACTCCGGTCGTAAAGAAGAGGGTGTTCGTGTGCCCAGAGCCAAGCTGCCTGCACCATGACCCCTGCCACGCCCTCGGTGATCTTGTTGGCATCAAGAAGCACTTCAGAAGAAAGCACAGCAATCACAAGCAATGGGTTTGCGACAAGTGCTCCAAAGGTTACGCAGTTCAATCCGATTACAAAGCCCATCTCAAAACTTGCGGCACCAGAGGCCATTCTTGCGACTGCGGCCGTGTTTTCTCAAG GGTTGAGAGTTTCATAGAACACCAAGATGCCTGCAATATGGATCGTGTGCGGTCAGAATCACAAGCACTGCAGCCGGCCGCATGCTTGTCAAGAACAGCTTCAAGTCCCAGCCCATCCTGCAGTGACAACAATTTCAGCAGGGCTCCTCCCAATTGGCCTCCTCCATCTAATTTGGTGCTACCACATCCGAACCCAACCGAGTACACCAAATTAATCTTAACTAGTAGTACTAGTCCTCCTGCTCATCCTGATCATCTTCAACCTACATTAGTATCCAACAAGGCACTCTACAATTTGGATCTTCAGCTGGCAACAACATCCAATAATATTCCCATCAACGAAGTCTCATCGGTTTCCTctaagagagaagaaaaccaTTCCACCCAGCTGCAGCTCTCAATTGGGTCATGTGATTTTGGTGGCGGTGAACTTCATCAGAATAAAAACGTTGAACACTCGAACTTTATGATCACAAATAGAAATTACTCTCCGAGGGACAAGGAGATGAGGGAAAGGGAAAGCAGCAGCACCACTACCAATCATCATGAGCATGATGACGATCAGAAACCAAAACCTTCAGCTGGGATATCCATATCGGCAGCATCGTCAAGGCTGAAAGAAGAAGCACGAGAGCAGTTAAGGCTTGCCATGGCAGAAAAGGCTTATGCTGAAGAGGCCAGGCGGCAAGCGGAGCATCAGATTGAACTGGCCGAGAAGGAGTTTGCAAATGCCAAGAGAATAAGGCAACAAGCACAAGCTGAATTAGACAAAGCTCAGGCTTTGAAGGAGCAAGCCATCAAGAAAGTGAACTCCACCATTCTCCAAATCACTTGCCATGCTTGCAAGCAACAATTCATTCAAGCTGATCATCCAACAACAAGATCAAGGGCAACCCCAACCCCTACGCACGAGGCAATCAATCATTCTCTGGTACTCAGTTACATGTCATCGGCTATAACATCAGAAGGTGATCCATTagacaataataatattcGACCTCATCATGCAAAACCTGATAATTAA
- the LOC18776745 gene encoding CASP-like protein 4D1, giving the protein MASKAIPSSILVLRIVTLLALVASVVVLVTDHFTLQDGTQQHFQDIHAYRFVLATAAIGAAYTLIQLPFDIYYACAQKRLIRHGCMPEFDFYADKLVSLVLASGVGAGFGVGFEFKRVLNDLFLLLLALGEDPVSLDEEQSKDNAFFNRANIATGVLLVGAICMAVISVLSSINRTSNRGFFG; this is encoded by the exons atggcttctaaAGCTATTCCTTCCTCAATTCTTGTGTTGAGGATCGTCACTCTTTTAGCCTTAGTTGCTTcagttgtcgtgctggttacCGACCACTTCACACTTCAAGATGGCACCCAACAGCATTTTCAGGATATTCATGCATACAG GTTCGTGCTTGCTACAGCAGCAATTGGAGCAGCTTACACGTTAATACAGTTACCTTTTGATATATACTATGCCTGCGCCCAAAAGAGGTTGATACGCCACGGATGCATGCCTGAGTTTGATTTCTATGCAGACAAG TTGGTTAGCTTGGTTCTAGCTTCGGGCGTGGGTGCTGGTTTTGGTGTGGGTTTTGAGTTCAAAAGAGTCCTCAATGATTTATTTCTACTGCTTTTAGCACTAGGCGAGGATCCTGTAAGTTTGGATGAAGAACAATCCAAGGATAATGCTTTCTTTAACAGGGCAAATATTGCTACCGGAGTTTTGTTGGTGGGAGCCATTTGCATGGCTGTGATTTCAGTGCTTTCCTCCATCAATCGAACTTCAAATAGAGGTTTCTTCGGTTAA
- the LOC18777566 gene encoding uncharacterized protein LOC18777566: MSTTSSALALRLPFASPITTTTTTTTKLTYPIRSSRWSTTSARLVGCAHAAISGKGQGTFDPELRSVLELATDSELYELERILFGPSYFSPLLKSIMSRTNVDYAMIEEDLEEREEFLSTLESRFLFLAADARSTLRGWRPSYRNVLLAVRKELNIPCSSKLSTEDLEAEIFLHLLRDYSSEESGSFQGLLEFSEPSDAQHSLQLGLSQWKVQALTALKVSATELRSMFLKGGGIFTLAKIYQLLARKLSGKVFLEAANYQLKRDFVRKGGQLAAINLESRAAFLAAKQGFAGATSRYLGLRSMMALLGPVLWGTFLADVVIQMLGTDYARILRAIYAFAQIRITRTYRLPPDY; this comes from the exons ATGTCCACTACCTCATCTGCTCTGGCGCTCCGCCTCCCCTTTGCTTCCccaatcaccaccaccaccaccaccaccaccaaactCACTTACCCA ATACGTAGCTCACGTTGGTCTACAACTAGTGCGAGGCTTGTGGGTTGTGCTCATGCTGCCATTTCAGGAAAAGGGCAAG GCACCTTTGATCCAGAATTGCGTTCCGTGCTTGAACTTGCGACGGACTCTGAGTTATATGAGCTTGAAAGAATCCTTTTTGGCCCTAG CTACTTCAGCCCCTTGCTGAAATCTATAATGAGCAGAACCAATGTCGACTATGCAATGATTGAAGAGGATCTTGAAGAGCGAGAGGAATTTCTATCCACATTAGAATCGCGATTCTTATTCCTCGCAGCTGACGCCAGGTCAACGTTAAG GGGTTGGAGGCCATCATATAGGAATGTCTTGCTTGCAGTGAGAAAGGAGTTAAACATTCCTTGCTCAAGCAAATTGTCAACTGAAGACCTTGAAGCAGAGATTTTCCTTCATCTATTGCGAGATTATTCAAG CGAAGAATCAGGAAGTTTCCAGGGCTTGTTGGAATTCTCTGAGCCCTCTGATGCTCAACATAGTCTTCAACTTGGACTCAGTCAAtggaaggtgcaggcccttaCTGCTTTAAAAGTCAGCGCAACAGAGCTCCGATCAATGTTTTTGAAG GGTGGTGGTATCTTTACTTTGGCAAAGATTTATCAGTTG TTAGCTAGAAAGTTATCTGGGAAGGTGTTCCTAGAAGCTGCCAACTATCAGCTAAAAAGGGATTTTGTCAGAAAG GGTGGACAATTAGCTGCTATTAATCTAGAGTCCAGAGCGGCCTTTCTTGCAGCAAAACAA GGTTTTGCAGGGGCTACATCAAGATATCTTGGCTTAAGAAGCATGATGGCTTTGCTCGGCCCAGT GCTTTGGGGAACATTTCTGGCAGATGTGGTCATTCAAATGCTAGGAACTGATTATGCAAGAATCTTGCGAGCAATTTATGCTTTTGCACAG ATCCGTATCACTCGCACATACAGGTTACCGCCTGATTACTGA
- the LOC18776346 gene encoding transmembrane 9 superfamily member 3 — MGKTMAVGVPVIIALLILCGVDLVRSDASDHRYKEGDLVPLYANKVGPFHNPSETYRYFDLPFCSPDKVKEKKEALGEVLNGDRLVSAPYKLEFQKHKDSEVACKRTIKKEEVARFRSAVNKDYYFQMYYDDLPIWGFIGKVDKEGKDPSEYKTYLYKHIHFDISYNKDRVIEINVRTDPNALVDLTEDKEIDVEFMYTVKWKETTTPFDKRMDKYSQSSSLPHHLEIHWFSIINSCVTVLLLTGFLATILMRVLKNDFVKYAHDEEAAEDQEETGWKYIHGDVFRFPKYKSLFAAALGSGTQLFTLTIFIFILALVGVFYPYNRGALFTALVVIYALTSGIAGYTATSFYCQLEGTNWVRNLLLTGCLFCGPLFLTFCFLNTVAIAYTATAALPFGTIVVIVLIWTLVTSPLLVLGGIAGKNSKAEFQAPVRTTKYPREIPPLPWYRATIPQMAMAGFLPFSAIYIELYYIFASVWGHRIYTIYSILFIVFIILLIVTAFITVALTYFQLAAEDHEWWWRSFLCGGSTGIFIYAYCLYYYYARSDMSGFMQTSFFFGYMACICYGFFLMLGTVGFRAALLFVRHIYRSIKCE; from the exons ATGGGGAAGACCATGGCGGTGGGAGTGCCAGTCATCATCGCCTTGCTAATTCTCTGCGGTGTGGATCTGGTCAGGTCAGACGCGTCGGATCATCGGTACAAGGAAGGAGATTTAGTCCCTTTGTATGCCAACAAGGTGGGCCCCTTCCACAACCCCAG CGAAACGTACCGATATTTTGATCTCCCATTCTGCTCACCAG ATAAGGtgaaagagaagaaggaagCTCTGGGTGAAGTATTAAATGGGGATCGTTTAGTCAGTGCCCCTTACAAACTAGAGTTCCAAAAGCATAAAGATTCAGAAGTAGCTTGcaaaagaacaataaaaaaggaagaagtgGCCCGGTTCAGATCTGCTGTCAACAAGGACTATTACTTTCAGAtgtattatgatgacttgcccATTTGGGGTTTCATAGGGAAGGTTGACAAGGAAGGCAAAGACCCGAGCGAATACAAGACCTACCTGTATAAGCATATTCATTTTGATATCTCTTACAACAAGGACCGTGTGATTGAAATCAATGTTCGAACAGATCCAAATGCATTGGTTGACCTTACAGAGGATAAAGAAATTGATGTCGAATTCATGTATACTGTAAAATGGAAGGAAACAACCACTCCTTTTGATAAGAGGATGGATAAGTATTCTCAGTCCTCATCGCTGCCGCATCATTTGGAGATCCATTGGTTCTCGATTATAAATTCATGTGTGACAGTTCTCCTGTTGACCGGGTTTCTTGCCACAATTCTCATGCGAGTGCTTAAGAATGATTTTGTCAA ATATGCCCATGATGAAGAAGCAGCTGAAGACCAGGAAGAGACTGGATGGAAATACATTCATGGAGATGTATTTAGATTTCCCAAATACAAGTCTCTGTTTGCAGCAGCTCTGGGTTCAGGCACCCAACTATTTACCCT TACGATATTCATTTTTATACTTGCTCTTGTTGGCGTGTTTTATCCATACAACCGAGGGGCTCTATTTACTGCTCTGGTTGTCATTTATGCACTCACATCAGGAATTGCAGGGTATACTGCTACTTCATTTTATTGCCAGCTAGAGGGAACAAACTGG GTTAGGAATCTATTGTTGACGGGATGCCTCTTCTGTGGACCTCTGTTCCTTACATTCTGCTTTTTGAATACTGTTGCAATTGCTTATACGGCCACTGCTGCGCTTCCCTTTGGCACAATTGTGGTTATAGTTCTAATTTGGACGCTTGTAACATCACCTTTGCTAGTGTTAGGAGGGATTGCCGGGAAGAACAGCAAAGCTGAGTTCCAAGCTCCTGTTCGCACGACTAAATATCCCAGAGAAATTCCACCTTTACCTTGGTACCGGGCAACAATCCCTCAAATGGCAATGGCTGGTTTTCTGCCTTTCAGTGCTATATACATTGAACTGTACTACATTTTTGCCAGTGTGTGGGGTCACAGGATTTACACCATTTACAGCATCTTGTTTATTGTGTTTATCATTCTTCTGATAGTCACTGCTTTCATTACTGTGGCGTTGACATATTTCCAACTTGCTGCTGAGGACCATGAGTGGTGGTGGAG ATCTTTCCTCTGCGGTGGATCTACTGGCATATTTATCTATGCCTATTGTTTGTATTACTACTACGCACGCTCAGATATGTCAGGATTTATGCAAACGTCATTCTTCTTTGGTTACATGGCATGCATCTGCTATGGTTTCTTCCTCATGCTTGGAACTGTAGGCTTCCGTGCAGCTTTGCTTTTTGTTCGTCACATATACCGATCCATCAAGTGTGAGTAG